The DNA window GCCACCGACGACCTCAAGATCGCCGTCAACGCCTCGATCGTGCTCGAGCGCCCGCTCCTGATCAAGGGCGAGCCCGGCACCGGCAAAACCGTGCTGGCCGAGGAAGTCGCCAAGGCGCTCGGCGCGCCGCTTCTGACCTGGCACATCAAGTCCACCACCAAGGCGCAGCAGGGTCTCTACGAATACGACGCGGTGTCGCGGCTGCGCGACAGCCAGCTCGGCGATTCCAGGGTTTCCGACATCGGCAATTACATCCGGCGCGGAAAATTGTGGGAGGCCTTTACCCACGACAAGCGCCCGGTGCTGCTGATCGACGAAATCGACAAGGCCGACATCGAATTTCCCAACGACCTTCTGCTCGAACTCGATCGCATGGAGTTCTTCGTCTACGAGACCGGCGAGAACATCAAAGCCAAGCTGCGGCCGATCGTGATGATCACCTCGAACAACGAGAAGGAATTGCCGGACGCGTTCCTGCGGCGCTGCTTCTTCCACTACATCAAGTTTCCCGACGTCGACACCATGAACCGGATCGTCGACGTGCATTTTCCCGGCATCAAGAAGCGCCTGGTGGAAGAGGCGCTGCGGATCTTTTTCGAGGTGCGCGAAGTGCCCGGCCTGAAGAAGAAGCCCTCGACGTCGGAACTGCTGGACTGGCTGAAACTCCTGCTCAACGAGGACATGACCCCGGAAATGCTCAGGGAACGCGATCCGCGCAAGCTGATCCCGCCGCTGCACGGCGCGCTGCTGAAAAACGAACAGGACGTGCATCTGTTCGAGCGGCTGGCGTTTCTCAGCCGCAGGGAAGTGTGAGGGAATCAGCCCTCTCGGAAATCGTGGTTGCGCAATCGTAGGGTGGGCAAAGCGCAAGCGAGCCCACCATTTTGAGCGGTACTGATACCGATCCTCGAAAAGATTGACTGGTGGTGTCATTGCCGGGCTCGACCCGGCAATCCATCCTGCTTCAAAAAACGTTTTACGTAGAAGATGGATGCCCGGATCAAGTCCGGGCATGACGAATGTGTTTGCGT is part of the Bradyrhizobium erythrophlei genome and encodes:
- a CDS encoding AAA family ATPase, whose amino-acid sequence is MKFTGTKDYVATDDLKIAVNASIVLERPLLIKGEPGTGKTVLAEEVAKALGAPLLTWHIKSTTKAQQGLYEYDAVSRLRDSQLGDSRVSDIGNYIRRGKLWEAFTHDKRPVLLIDEIDKADIEFPNDLLLELDRMEFFVYETGENIKAKLRPIVMITSNNEKELPDAFLRRCFFHYIKFPDVDTMNRIVDVHFPGIKKRLVEEALRIFFEVREVPGLKKKPSTSELLDWLKLLLNEDMTPEMLRERDPRKLIPPLHGALLKNEQDVHLFERLAFLSRREV